In Sardina pilchardus chromosome 10, fSarPil1.1, whole genome shotgun sequence, one genomic interval encodes:
- the LOC134094321 gene encoding ETS domain-containing protein Elk-3-like, whose product MESAITLWQFLLQLLLDQSHKHLICWTSNDGEFKLLKSEEVARLWGLRKNKTNMNYDKLSRALRYYYDKNIIRKVIGQKFVYKFVSFPDILKLDPQAVEMGQDFSTVVVTKDEAQEMEARIKEEVEDDDDDEESPDPAISAALQVQACYHEYFRSGLYPGLSFSSLQSQSQLLQAIRQRHGDPREEAQSVIQFVAQAAEKSDALSSSRRPSSSESSLSSRPSKQSPRSPSPLSVAPSHPTQAWRSPKAEDSEQDVQPLNLSSGSRESALTSDRRSHQASGSASRSKKPKSLEIANPSVVLTGSDLGSIALNSPALPSGSLTPALFTAQTPSGLLLSPSPLLSGLQLWNSLSPVGPLSPSHLQGHGPLFQFPTLLNGYVTVPMSSLDGSSSPLLLSSTNQRS is encoded by the exons atggaGAGTGCCATCACACTATGGCAGTTTCTACTGCAGCTGCTTCTGGACCAGAGTCACAAGCACCTCATCTGCTGGACCTCCAACGACGGCGAGTTCAAACTGCTCAAATCCGAGGAGGTGGCCAGGTTATGGGGCCTTCGAAAGAACAAGACCAATATGAACTACGACAAGCTGAGCAGAGCTCTCCGCTATTATTATGATAAG aaTATCATCAGAAAGGTGATCGGACAGAAATTTGTTTACAAGTTTGTGTCATTTCCGGACATTCTCAAGTTGGATCCCCAAGCTGTAGAAATGGGTCAAGATTTCAGTACGGTAGTGGTCACCAAAGACGAGGCCCAGGAGATGGAGGCTCGGAtaaaggaggaggtggaggacgacgacgacgatgagGAGTCCCCAGACCCTGCCATATCGGCGGCCCTTCAAGTCCAGGCGTGCTACCACGAGTACTTCCGTTCGGGCCTGTACCCGGGCTTGTCATTCAGCTCCCTGCAGAGCCAGTCGCAGCTTCTGCAGGCCATCCGACAGAGGCACGGAGATCCCCGTGAGGAGGCTCAGAGCGTTATACAGTTTGTCGCCCAGGCAGCCGAGAAGAGCGacgccctctcctcctcccgccGTCCGTCCTCCTCCgagtcatctctctcctccaggccCTCGAAGCAGTCACCCCGGTCCCCCTCGCCACTCTCCGTGGCACCCTCCCACCCCACTCAGGCCTGGAGGAGCCCCAAGGCGGAGGACTCCGAGCAGGACGTGCAGCCGCTCAACTTATCCTCAGGAAGCAGAGAGAGCGCCCTGACCTCAGACAGGAGAAGCCACCAGGCGTCCGGCTCCGCGTCCAGGAGCAAAAAGCCCAAAAGCCTGGAGATCGCCAACCCTTCCGTGGTGctgacaggaagtgacctcGGTTCTATTGCCCTGAACAGTCCCGCTCTGCCGTCGGGCTCCCTCACACCAGCACTCTTCACAGCACAG acgcCGTCTGGGCTCCTGCTGAGCCCCAGCCCCCTGCTGTCAGGCCTCCAGCTCTGGAACAGCCTGAGTCCTGTGGGGCCCCTGAGCCCCAGCCATTTGCAGGGCCACGGTCCCCTCTTCCAG TTCCCCACCTTACTGAATGGATATGTCACAGTGCCCATGTCCAGTTTGGATGGCTCTTCCTCCCCCTTGCTGCTCTCCTCCACCAATCAGAGGTCTTGA